Proteins from a genomic interval of Streptomyces sp. NBC_01445:
- a CDS encoding pilus assembly protein TadG-related protein: protein MTIARLSGDRGQTLPIYIWLTAILLFAAFAFFAFAQAASARNGAQSAADAAALAAAQDSRDELMTGLGKAIGAGDDWLDWLAGDKFTGDGARGAADNLAAGNDARVVGFGPSEVNGYPGYWAKVQSNGTVGDSVIPGTESKHATAEATAVIEPRCDVAPSADPAKVVEFDCDGGDSFDFDPDDFEAGDLPDPSVLFSVHLAD from the coding sequence CTGACCATCGCGCGGCTCTCCGGTGATCGCGGTCAGACCCTTCCCATCTATATCTGGCTCACGGCGATCCTGCTCTTCGCCGCCTTCGCGTTCTTCGCATTCGCCCAGGCAGCCTCCGCGCGCAATGGCGCCCAATCGGCCGCGGATGCCGCTGCTTTGGCGGCTGCCCAGGACTCGAGGGACGAATTGATGACCGGATTGGGGAAGGCCATCGGCGCGGGGGACGACTGGCTGGACTGGCTCGCGGGTGACAAGTTCACCGGGGACGGGGCCAGGGGCGCGGCGGACAACCTGGCTGCCGGCAACGATGCCCGCGTCGTCGGATTCGGACCGTCCGAGGTGAACGGCTATCCGGGCTATTGGGCGAAAGTGCAGTCCAATGGCACGGTCGGCGATTCCGTCATTCCCGGCACGGAGTCGAAGCACGCGACGGCCGAGGCCACTGCTGTCATCGAACCGCGCTGCGACGTGGCTCCGTCCGCCGATCCGGCAAAGGTCGTGGAATTCGACTGCGACGGTGGCGATTCCTTCGATTTTGACCCGGATGACTTCGAGGCAGGCGATCTGCCCGATCCCTCCGTTCTCTTCTCCGTACACCTGGCCGACTGA
- a CDS encoding type II secretion system F family protein, producing MSDPALIALGATILTCALAVAGLHAYASGRAQRQALVDRLDGLSGAGPHGGAGRVRRFATVDRRLRRTRLGRAIHLRLSATGLDLTAGEFFTYVLAVVVALWLIASAALAPFFGPIAGLVGVWSAVIFLNWQRQKRIEAFINQLPDVARLLANATAAGLALRTSLAMAAEELEAPAGEELSMVADQLALGRTIDDTLGELARRLPSRELVVLVTTLVLANKAGGSVVSSLRNLTQTLEDRKETRREIRTMLSEVNATAFTVPLLGLGSLLLINSSNEGALARVTGSPVGQALILVSLGLYGIGFFVIRRLGKIEV from the coding sequence ATGAGCGACCCCGCCCTCATCGCCCTCGGCGCCACCATCCTGACCTGCGCACTCGCCGTCGCCGGCCTCCACGCGTACGCGTCGGGGCGCGCCCAGCGCCAGGCCCTCGTCGACCGGCTCGACGGCTTGTCGGGCGCCGGCCCGCACGGCGGTGCCGGTCGCGTACGCCGCTTCGCCACCGTCGACCGCAGGCTGCGCCGCACCCGGCTCGGCCGCGCCATCCATCTGCGCCTGTCCGCGACGGGGCTCGACCTGACCGCGGGGGAGTTCTTCACGTACGTACTCGCCGTGGTCGTCGCCCTCTGGCTGATCGCGTCGGCCGCACTCGCGCCCTTCTTCGGGCCGATCGCCGGGCTCGTCGGCGTGTGGAGCGCGGTGATCTTCCTCAACTGGCAGCGGCAGAAACGCATCGAGGCGTTCATCAACCAACTCCCGGACGTGGCCCGCCTCCTGGCCAACGCCACCGCCGCCGGACTCGCCCTGCGCACGTCCCTCGCGATGGCCGCGGAGGAGCTGGAGGCGCCCGCGGGCGAGGAGCTGTCCATGGTCGCCGACCAGCTCGCGCTCGGCCGCACCATCGACGACACCCTCGGCGAGCTCGCGCGGCGCCTCCCGTCCCGCGAACTCGTCGTCCTGGTAACGACCCTCGTCCTCGCCAACAAGGCGGGTGGCTCGGTCGTGTCGTCCCTGCGGAACCTCACCCAGACCCTGGAGGACCGCAAGGAGACCCGGCGCGAGATCCGCACGATGCTCTCCGAGGTCAACGCGACCGCGTTCACCGTGCCGCTCCTCGGCCTCGGCTCGCTGCTCCTGATCAACTCGTCGAACGAGGGCGCGCTGGCCAGGGTTACCGGATCGCCGGTCGGCCAGGCGCTGATCCTCGTCTCGCTCGGCCTGTACGGGATCGGGTTCTTCGTGATCCGCCGGCTCGGGAAGATCGAGGTCTGA
- the cpaB gene encoding Flp pilus assembly protein CpaB: protein MNSRQRRGVILLVISALCAVGAFAGVLSVIRDVNSKVGPEVAAYRLKDDVAPYKELTADRFEKVEMPERWLSKTAVTSLSQIRGKIAVTTLKKGSLLQTDMIVARPQLRDGKQEIAIMIDAETGVAGKITPGSKVNIYATFKAANEKAKDQSKVIVENAEVMDVGKLTPIDEQGGDNGRRRQGEAVPITFALDPADAQRVAYAESFATHVRLALVAAGSDAAVPPGDRSYTLDEDK from the coding sequence ATGAACTCACGTCAGCGTCGCGGCGTCATCCTGCTGGTCATCTCGGCCCTGTGCGCCGTCGGCGCCTTCGCCGGGGTGCTCTCGGTGATCCGTGACGTGAACTCGAAGGTGGGCCCGGAAGTCGCGGCGTACCGGCTGAAGGACGATGTCGCGCCGTACAAGGAGCTGACCGCTGACCGGTTCGAGAAGGTCGAGATGCCGGAGCGGTGGCTGTCGAAGACCGCCGTGACCAGTCTCAGTCAGATCCGCGGCAAGATCGCCGTCACGACGCTGAAGAAGGGGTCCCTGCTCCAGACCGACATGATCGTCGCCCGGCCCCAACTCAGGGACGGAAAGCAGGAGATCGCCATCATGATCGACGCCGAGACCGGGGTCGCCGGGAAGATCACGCCCGGGTCGAAGGTCAACATCTACGCCACCTTCAAGGCCGCCAACGAGAAGGCCAAGGACCAGTCCAAGGTCATCGTCGAGAACGCGGAGGTCATGGACGTCGGCAAGCTCACGCCCATCGACGAACAGGGCGGCGACAACGGCCGGCGCCGGCAGGGCGAGGCCGTGCCGATCACCTTCGCCCTCGACCCCGCCGACGCGCAGCGTGTCGCGTACGCGGAGTCGTTCGCGACCCACGTCCGGCTCGCCCTCGTCGCCGCCGGCAGCGACGCGGCCGTCCCGCCGGGCGACCGCTCGTACACCCTCGACGAGGACAAGTAG
- a CDS encoding TadE family protein — protein MDGARRPRTENGPRRNLRTDDRGVSILEFAGFLPFLLLIGMAAIQLGLVGYSANQAGSGARAAARVQSQGGDGTGAGQAAMSGWLDADIDAGGGGGDTTTATVTVHVPVLVPFLDDRWDVRRTATMPNDRDPEGG, from the coding sequence ATCGACGGCGCCCGGCGCCCGCGGACGGAAAACGGCCCCCGCCGCAACCTGCGCACCGACGACCGAGGCGTCTCCATCCTCGAGTTCGCCGGGTTCCTGCCCTTCCTCCTCCTCATCGGCATGGCCGCCATCCAGCTCGGCCTCGTCGGCTACAGCGCGAACCAGGCCGGTTCCGGTGCCAGGGCCGCCGCCCGCGTGCAGTCGCAGGGCGGCGACGGCACCGGCGCCGGGCAGGCCGCGATGAGCGGCTGGCTCGACGCGGACATCGACGCCGGAGGGGGAGGCGGCGACACGACCACCGCCACCGTCACCGTGCACGTCCCGGTCCTCGTCCCGTTCCTGGACGACCGGTGGGACGTACGGCGCACCGCCACCATGCCGAACGACCGTGACCCGGAAGGGGGTTGA
- a CDS encoding AAA family ATPase encodes MSIRILPAVGDLDAARSLVTLLGQLPDAEPAPPVADSTALLDTLARLAAESLDELPEVVLVHERIGPVPALELIRDLVLRFPAVGVVLATADTSPALLTAAMDSGARGIVGFPLGYDALAERVQAAASWSSGMRRHLGTGGELAITAGASGGRVITVTGAKGGVGTTVTAVQLALAAQASGRSVALLDLDLQSGDVASYLDVQFRRSVADLAAIRDITPRVLQDAVFTHETGLGLLLAPSDGERGEEVTDRVARQVVQALRSRYDLVVIDCGTQMGSANAAAVELADQAVLLVTPDVVAVRAAKRMIRMWDRLQIRKAEETVTVINRHARGSEITASLVERVTGTRVARASVPAGFKELQGAVDAGRMQDLDSRSTVKQALWGLAGELGLVDAAAQEPGRRARRRGGDKGAVTLEFAGMFPLLLVVMGLLWQCVLYGYTYSLAGNAADEAARAATSAEAGSGDTAGACQTAGERNLPGAWQGAAITCGPDGSVMKATVRLEVPVFFPGIDAGWTVKGEAGAAREDDQGVMP; translated from the coding sequence GTGAGCATCCGTATCCTCCCCGCGGTGGGAGACCTGGACGCCGCCCGGTCCCTGGTCACGCTGCTCGGGCAGCTGCCCGACGCCGAGCCCGCGCCGCCCGTCGCCGACTCCACCGCCCTCCTCGACACCCTCGCCCGGCTCGCCGCCGAGTCGCTCGACGAACTGCCCGAGGTCGTCCTCGTCCACGAGCGGATCGGCCCCGTGCCCGCTCTCGAACTGATCCGGGACCTCGTCCTGCGCTTCCCGGCCGTCGGCGTCGTCCTCGCCACCGCCGACACCAGCCCCGCCCTGCTCACCGCCGCGATGGACTCGGGCGCGCGCGGCATCGTCGGGTTCCCTCTCGGGTACGACGCGCTCGCCGAGCGCGTACAGGCCGCCGCGTCCTGGTCCAGCGGCATGCGCAGGCACCTCGGCACCGGCGGCGAGCTGGCGATCACGGCCGGTGCGTCCGGCGGCCGCGTCATCACCGTCACCGGCGCGAAGGGCGGCGTCGGCACCACCGTCACCGCCGTCCAACTCGCCCTGGCCGCACAGGCGTCGGGCCGCTCGGTCGCGCTCCTCGACCTCGACCTCCAGTCCGGTGACGTCGCCTCGTACCTCGACGTCCAGTTCCGCCGCTCCGTCGCCGACCTCGCCGCCATCCGCGACATCACCCCGCGCGTCCTCCAGGACGCCGTCTTCACCCACGAGACCGGCCTCGGCCTGCTGCTCGCGCCGTCCGACGGCGAACGCGGCGAGGAGGTCACCGACCGCGTGGCACGCCAGGTCGTCCAGGCGCTGCGCAGCCGCTACGACCTCGTGGTCATCGACTGCGGTACGCAGATGGGGTCCGCGAACGCGGCGGCCGTCGAACTCGCCGACCAGGCAGTCCTGTTGGTCACCCCCGACGTCGTCGCCGTACGCGCCGCGAAGCGCATGATCCGTATGTGGGACCGCCTCCAGATCCGCAAGGCCGAGGAGACCGTCACCGTCATCAACCGTCACGCGCGCGGATCCGAGATCACCGCGTCGCTCGTGGAGCGCGTGACGGGAACCCGGGTCGCGCGTGCCAGCGTGCCCGCCGGGTTCAAGGAGCTCCAGGGCGCGGTCGACGCGGGCCGTATGCAGGATCTCGACAGCCGTTCGACGGTGAAGCAGGCGCTGTGGGGGCTCGCGGGCGAGCTCGGCCTGGTCGACGCCGCCGCACAGGAACCGGGCCGCCGCGCCCGCCGCCGCGGCGGCGACAAGGGCGCGGTCACCCTGGAGTTCGCGGGCATGTTCCCGCTGCTGCTCGTGGTGATGGGGCTGCTGTGGCAGTGCGTCCTGTACGGGTACACGTACTCGCTCGCCGGGAACGCGGCGGACGAGGCGGCCAGGGCCGCGACCTCCGCGGAGGCCGGGAGTGGCGACACGGCGGGCGCGTGCCAGACCGCGGGCGAGAGGAATCTGCCCGGAGCGTGGCAGGGCGCCGCCATCACCTGCGGACCCGACGGGTCGGTGATGAAGGCGACCGTGCGGCTCGAGGTGCCGGTGTTCTTCCCCGGGATCGACGCCGGGTGGACCGTCAAGGGCGAGGCGGGCGCCGCGAGGGAGGACGACCAGGGGGTCATGCCGTGA
- a CDS encoding chitinase produces MARATTKPAWKRSFLAAALTTLALALTGTATATADPAGADAAPPAHAVTGYWQNFNNGAAVQKISDVPGDYDIIAVAFADATTTPGAVDFTLDSAGLGGYTEDAFKADIKAKQAAGKSVVISIGGQNGTVSINDSNSATNFANSVYSLMQEYGFDGVDIDLENGLNSTYMSQALKSLASKAGSDFVLAMAPQTIDMQSTSAEYFKTALAVKDILTVVNMQYYNSGSMLGCDGKVYSQGSVDFLTALACIQLEGGLAPSQVGLGVPASTSAAGSGYVSPSVVNAALDCLTKGTNCGSFKPSKTYPGLRGAMTWSTNWDASTGNAWSSSVGPHVHGL; encoded by the coding sequence ATGGCACGCGCGACGACAAAACCAGCATGGAAGCGTTCATTCCTGGCGGCGGCACTGACCACTCTGGCCCTGGCCCTCACCGGCACGGCGACGGCCACCGCGGACCCCGCCGGGGCGGACGCGGCACCCCCGGCCCACGCCGTCACCGGCTACTGGCAGAACTTCAACAACGGCGCGGCGGTCCAGAAGATCAGTGACGTACCGGGCGACTACGACATCATCGCGGTGGCGTTCGCCGACGCGACGACGACGCCCGGCGCAGTCGACTTCACGCTCGACTCGGCGGGCCTCGGCGGCTACACGGAGGACGCGTTCAAGGCGGACATCAAGGCGAAGCAGGCCGCCGGCAAGTCGGTCGTCATCTCGATCGGCGGCCAGAACGGCACCGTCTCCATCAACGACTCGAATTCCGCGACGAACTTCGCGAACTCGGTCTACTCACTGATGCAGGAATACGGCTTCGACGGCGTCGACATCGACCTCGAGAACGGCCTGAATTCGACGTACATGTCGCAGGCTCTGAAGTCCCTTGCGTCAAAGGCGGGTTCTGACTTTGTCCTGGCGATGGCCCCGCAGACGATAGACATGCAGTCGACGTCGGCCGAGTACTTCAAGACCGCACTCGCCGTGAAAGACATCCTGACGGTCGTCAACATGCAGTACTACAACAGCGGTTCGATGCTCGGCTGCGACGGCAAGGTCTACAGCCAGGGCTCGGTCGACTTCCTGACCGCGCTCGCCTGCATCCAGCTGGAGGGTGGCCTGGCCCCGTCCCAGGTAGGCCTGGGAGTCCCGGCCTCCACCAGCGCGGCGGGCAGCGGCTACGTGTCCCCGTCCGTGGTCAACGCGGCCCTGGACTGCCTGACGAAGGGCACGAACTGCGGCTCGTTCAAGCCCTCGAAGACGTACCCCGGCCTGCGGGGCGCGATGACGTGGTCGACGAACTGGGACGCGTCGACGGGCAACGCCTGGTCTTCGTCGGTGGGGCCGCACGTACACGGCCTCTGA
- a CDS encoding DUF5936 domain-containing protein has product MSTGLIGLLLALAMGLGVLGIFLGIRMYRAEAKLPGDLAIALEVGATRVSASGSAVDRLGMRFAPLVLRAMGPRRVTSKRRKIDMAGNPGGLTIDRYAARRAVYGIFGVVLGLVFLTNGQTLFAALTLAFGLLAADGLIWQATRERKEVIDRTLPDFLDVLAVVVSAGLGFRQALDRVAEKYEGPWADELRITLRQMDMGVSRRQAFDELRRRNASEQVAQFVSALQQGEELGSPIAETLIQIATDMRRTDAQNSRRRAAKTIPKATMVTLVFMLPATMILIATGMFLGSGSNFGSILGR; this is encoded by the coding sequence ATGAGTACGGGTCTGATCGGGCTGCTGCTGGCCCTCGCGATGGGCCTCGGCGTCCTCGGGATCTTCCTGGGCATCCGCATGTACCGCGCCGAGGCCAAGCTCCCCGGCGATCTGGCCATCGCCCTCGAAGTCGGCGCCACGCGCGTGTCCGCCTCCGGGTCCGCGGTCGACCGCCTGGGCATGCGCTTCGCCCCCCTCGTCCTGCGGGCCATGGGCCCCCGGCGCGTCACCTCGAAGCGCCGCAAGATCGACATGGCGGGGAACCCGGGCGGCCTCACCATCGACCGCTACGCCGCGCGCCGCGCGGTCTACGGCATCTTCGGCGTCGTCCTCGGCCTGGTCTTCCTCACCAACGGCCAGACCCTGTTCGCCGCCCTCACCCTCGCGTTCGGCCTCCTCGCCGCGGACGGCCTGATCTGGCAGGCCACACGCGAGCGCAAAGAGGTCATCGACCGCACGCTCCCCGACTTCCTCGACGTACTCGCCGTCGTCGTCAGCGCGGGCCTCGGCTTCCGGCAGGCGCTCGACCGGGTCGCCGAGAAGTACGAGGGGCCGTGGGCCGACGAGTTGCGCATTACGCTCCGGCAAATGGACATGGGCGTCAGCCGGCGCCAGGCGTTCGACGAGCTGCGCCGGCGCAACGCGTCCGAACAGGTCGCCCAGTTCGTCTCCGCGCTCCAGCAGGGCGAGGAACTCGGCTCGCCCATCGCCGAGACACTCATCCAGATCGCCACGGACATGCGGCGCACCGACGCCCAGAACTCCCGCCGCCGGGCCGCGAAGACGATCCCGAAGGCCACGATGGTCACCCTCGTCTTCATGCTCCCGGCCACGATGATCCTCATCGCGACGGGCATGTTCCTCGGCTCCGGGTCCAACTTCGGTTCGATTCTGGGACGTTGA
- a CDS encoding CpaF family protein, translating to MSLRSRVTVREEPGPSRDDGLVAVYRAKLLEEIDLAEMSSLAAADRRIRLERVLGHIISREGPVLSSSERSQLVRRVVDEALGLGVLEPLLADASITEIMVNGPDAIFVERAGRVEQLPLRFASQEQLMQTIERIVSTVNRRVDESNPMVDARLPTGERVNVIIPPLSLTGATLTIRRFPRAYTLPELIGLGSLDEQMLMLLSAFVRARFNVIVSGGTGSGKTTLLNALSGLIPPHERIITIEDSAELQLQQDHVIRLESRPPNVEGKGQITIRDLVRNSLRMRPDRIIVGEVRGGETLDMLQAMSTGHDGSLATVHANAAEDALMRLQTLGSMSEVQIPFEALKDQINSAVDVLVQLTRHADGSRKVTEIALLVSHGREQFRISTVSRFVPHPLGHDHRVRGTFEHLPLPRRVAERLYVANEPIPPAFGVLDGIDGRNTREAIG from the coding sequence ATGAGCCTGCGATCAAGGGTGACGGTCCGAGAGGAGCCCGGCCCTTCCCGCGACGACGGCCTCGTCGCCGTCTACCGCGCGAAGCTCCTGGAGGAGATCGACCTCGCCGAGATGTCGTCGCTCGCGGCGGCCGACCGGCGGATCCGTCTCGAACGCGTCCTCGGCCACATCATCAGCCGCGAGGGCCCGGTCCTCTCCTCCTCCGAACGCAGCCAGCTGGTCCGCCGCGTCGTCGACGAGGCGCTCGGCCTCGGCGTACTGGAACCTCTCCTCGCCGACGCGTCCATCACCGAGATCATGGTCAACGGCCCGGACGCGATCTTCGTGGAGCGCGCCGGACGCGTGGAGCAGCTCCCTCTGCGCTTCGCCTCGCAGGAACAGCTCATGCAGACCATCGAGCGCATCGTCTCCACGGTGAACCGGCGCGTCGACGAGTCGAACCCGATGGTCGACGCCCGCCTGCCCACCGGCGAGCGTGTCAACGTGATCATCCCGCCGCTGTCCCTCACCGGCGCCACCCTCACGATCCGCCGCTTCCCCCGCGCCTACACCCTGCCCGAGCTGATCGGCCTGGGCTCGCTCGACGAGCAGATGCTGATGCTGCTGTCCGCGTTCGTCCGCGCCCGCTTCAACGTCATCGTGAGCGGTGGTACGGGCTCCGGGAAGACCACCCTCCTCAACGCGCTCTCCGGCCTCATCCCGCCCCACGAGCGCATCATCACCATCGAGGACTCGGCGGAACTCCAGCTCCAGCAGGACCATGTGATCCGCCTCGAATCGCGGCCCCCGAACGTCGAGGGCAAGGGCCAGATCACCATCCGCGACCTCGTCCGCAACTCCCTGCGCATGCGCCCCGACCGCATCATCGTCGGCGAGGTCCGAGGCGGCGAGACCCTCGACATGCTCCAGGCCATGTCGACCGGCCACGACGGCTCGCTCGCCACCGTCCACGCGAACGCCGCCGAGGACGCCCTCATGCGCCTGCAGACCCTCGGGTCCATGTCCGAGGTGCAGATCCCGTTCGAGGCGCTCAAGGACCAGATCAACTCCGCCGTCGACGTCCTCGTCCAGCTCACCCGGCACGCCGACGGCTCGCGCAAGGTCACCGAGATCGCCCTGCTGGTCTCGCACGGCCGCGAACAGTTCAGGATCTCGACGGTCTCCCGCTTCGTGCCGCACCCGCTCGGCCACGACCACCGCGTGCGCGGCACCTTCGAGCATCTGCCGCTGCCGCGCCGCGTGGCCGAGCGCCTGTACGTCGCGAACGAGCCGATCCCACCGGCGTTCGGCGTGCTGGACGGCATCGACGGACGCAACACGAGGGAGGCCATCGGATGA